A genomic window from Pagrus major chromosome 23, Pma_NU_1.0 includes:
- the LOC141019136 gene encoding uncharacterized protein has protein sequence MLQLRSFIQQRLCAAAEEILGEVERTITLALSEAQLHRPKEELPSEKLDSLHQIPATETPLTNSGVTEEEVLQETATQEESNLSTAVVPSSSDTTTDAQNNDGNYCFVLIDLKIKGEQEEQEVVISSTEVVKNEQDQPETQASLELQPVSSDGSEAQNESSSSSSGEEWGQSKGAKAKRRRVLKRENSSTKQKGEEVLPRADASAKNQKDGCVCPVCGKSFKYTYAFMKHVKKHQKTSESTKELLSRLQTAHSRPPVCDICGKEFTNLNSLQIHSKTHTGSKDFRCQDCGKSFIQKEHLNVHRRTHSGERPYSCEKCGQLFYTRGHLKAHVIRFSGLKPHCCDMCGKIFCQRRRLVEHKEEHVAGSTE, from the exons ATGCTCCAGCTGAGGTCGTTTATTCAGCAGCGTCTGTGCGCAGCGGCGGAGGAGATCCTcggggaggtggagaggaccATAACGTTAGCTTTGTCCGAAGCCCAGCTTCACCGACCGAAAGAGGAGCTCCCAAGTGAAAAGCTCGACTCTCTGCACCAGATACCAG CTACAGAAACTCCACTGACCAACAGCGGTGTTACCGAAGAGGAAGTGCTGCAGGAGACCGCAACGCAAGAAGAGTCTAACCTCAGCACCGCTGTGGTCCCGAGCTCCTCTGACACAACTACAGATGCTCAGAACAACGATGGGAACTACTGCTTTGTGCTGATCGACCTGAAGATAaaaggggagcaggaggaacaggaggTTGTCATTTCTTCTACTGAAGTCGTGAAAAATGAGCAAGATCAACCAGAAACGCAGGCGTCTCTTGAACTGCAGCCAGTTTCTTCAGACGGCTCTGAAGCTCAGaatgagagcagcagcagcagtagcggTGAGGAGTGGGGGCAGAGCAAAGGAGCAAAGGCGAAGAGACGGAGggttttaaaaagagaaaatagcaGCACGAAGCAGAAGGGTGAAGAGGTGTTGCCTCGCGCAGACGCTTCTGCTAAAAATCAAAAGGACGGCTGTGTTTGTCCTGTTTGTGGAAAGAGTTTCAAGTACACCTACGCCTTCATGAAACACGTAAAAAAACACCAGAAGACGAGTGAGTCCACGAAGGAGCTTCTAAGTCGTTTGCAAACAGCTCACAGCAGACCCCCTGTGTGTGATATTTGTGGCAAGGAGTTTACCAACCTTAATTCTCtacaaatacattcaaaaacGCACACGGGGAGCAAAGACTTCAGATGTCAAGACTGTGGGAAATCCTTCATCCAAAAGGAGCACCTGAATGTGCACAGGAGGACCCACTCAGGAGAGAGACCGTATAGCTGTGAAAAGTGCGGGCAGCTGTTTTACACCCGCGGTCATCTCAAAGCACACGTGATACGTTTCTCAGGACTAAAACCCCACTGCTGTGACATGTGTGGTAAAATCTTTTGCCAGAGGCGACGGTTGGTTGAACATAAGGAAGAGCACGTAGCAGGGAGCACTGAGTGA